A genomic region of Trichothermofontia sichuanensis B231 contains the following coding sequences:
- a CDS encoding CHAT domain-containing protein → MTIKEPRSRPSRRRLFLFGLGLLLVLGLILGRSQRAWTLEAAQTLYEAGRYPEAAAALEQTIATTPAHSPQQAVALSNLALVYQELGQFAQAERAIVQSVAILKQWATAPDLLAQALLIQGQLQLRRGDAETAYATWQAATQLAQTANLKALALQGYLNQAQALQTLGLYRQALRVLTQTQDVLATVTDWQLRVTVGRSLGNTLRVLGNFDRARVVLADSLTLAEQAQLPREVSATLLSLGNTVQAANRPQEALAFYQRAAATAPLPQQRIQAQLNQLALLIDLNQADAARALLPSVTQALAHLPTTRSTLMARINLAHSQMRLGNPGVAPLLITTAQQAAALGDHRSQSYALGGLGAVYERAQQWQQAQRVTQEALAIAQAIGALEIVYRWQWQLGRILKAQGDIPGAIAAYNEAVNTLQGLRSDLAAISADVQYSFREQVEPIYRQLVGLLLQSTVNPAGQTVGASQAQLERARQVIESLQVAELDNFFRDACLEVQPRDIDRLDPKAAVIYPIILSDRLEVILALPNQPLRQYTTNLAQDEVREVILDFRSDMFDQREEVSEPLTEVYDWLIRPVAADLEASGVETLVFVLDSVMRNIPMAALSDGEHFLLERYNIAVAPGLYLLDSRPLTAQRLQVLAAGLSEARQGFEPLPGVAVELETIAAAVPSRTLYNEAFTVTRFEQTLGQRPYPIVHLATHGQFSSEASDTFVLTWDSKITAQELDMFLRGQTLDPKAAIELLVLSACETARGNDRAALGLAGVAVRAGARSTIASLWLVSDEATSLMMRRLYQELAHRQQTKVAALRQAQLSVLQDERFRSPYYWAAFILVGNWL, encoded by the coding sequence GTGACCATCAAAGAGCCACGATCGCGACCGTCCAGACGCCGCCTTTTCCTATTTGGCCTCGGACTCCTGCTGGTATTGGGACTCATCCTTGGTCGTAGCCAACGAGCCTGGACCCTGGAGGCAGCCCAAACCCTCTATGAGGCGGGACGCTATCCCGAAGCGGCGGCAGCTTTGGAACAGACGATCGCAACGACTCCCGCCCATAGCCCCCAACAAGCTGTGGCCCTGAGCAATTTGGCTCTGGTTTATCAGGAACTGGGCCAATTTGCGCAGGCGGAAAGGGCGATCGTGCAGAGTGTGGCGATCCTCAAGCAATGGGCAACGGCTCCCGATCTGTTGGCACAAGCCCTCCTCATCCAGGGACAATTGCAACTGCGGCGCGGCGATGCGGAAACCGCCTATGCCACCTGGCAGGCAGCGACTCAACTGGCGCAGACGGCTAACCTGAAGGCTTTGGCACTCCAGGGGTACCTTAACCAGGCCCAGGCCTTGCAAACCCTGGGGCTATACCGCCAAGCCTTGCGGGTTCTCACCCAGACCCAGGACGTCCTTGCTACGGTGACAGATTGGCAATTGAGGGTAACGGTCGGACGATCGCTGGGGAATACACTGCGGGTATTGGGCAATTTCGATCGTGCCCGTGTGGTACTGGCGGATAGCTTGACGTTGGCGGAACAGGCGCAACTCCCCCGTGAGGTGAGTGCCACATTGCTGAGTTTAGGCAATACGGTTCAGGCAGCCAATCGTCCCCAGGAGGCGCTGGCGTTTTACCAACGGGCCGCAGCTACCGCCCCCCTCCCCCAACAACGCATCCAGGCGCAATTAAACCAACTAGCGCTGTTGATTGATCTCAACCAAGCTGATGCGGCCCGTGCCCTGTTGCCCTCGGTGACCCAAGCGTTAGCCCACCTGCCCACGACCCGATCGACCCTGATGGCGCGGATTAACCTGGCCCATAGCCAGATGCGGCTGGGCAATCCCGGTGTGGCCCCCTTGCTAATCACTACGGCCCAGCAGGCAGCAGCATTGGGTGATCATCGGTCCCAGTCCTATGCCCTTGGCGGGTTGGGGGCAGTCTATGAGCGTGCCCAGCAGTGGCAACAGGCACAACGGGTAACGCAGGAAGCATTGGCAATTGCCCAGGCGATCGGGGCATTGGAGATCGTCTATCGTTGGCAGTGGCAATTGGGCCGGATCCTCAAAGCCCAGGGGGACATCCCAGGGGCGATCGCGGCCTATAACGAAGCGGTAAACACATTGCAGGGGCTGCGCAGTGATCTGGCGGCCATCAGTGCCGATGTGCAGTATTCCTTCCGGGAGCAGGTGGAGCCAATCTATCGACAGTTGGTCGGGCTACTGTTGCAATCCACGGTCAACCCAGCCGGACAAACCGTCGGGGCTAGTCAGGCCCAGCTTGAACGCGCCCGTCAGGTGATTGAATCGCTCCAGGTGGCAGAACTGGATAACTTTTTCCGGGATGCCTGCCTGGAGGTCCAACCTCGTGATATCGATCGCCTTGACCCCAAGGCAGCGGTGATTTATCCCATTATTTTGTCCGATCGCCTGGAGGTCATCCTGGCTCTCCCCAATCAACCCCTGCGTCAGTACACCACTAATCTGGCGCAGGACGAAGTGAGAGAAGTGATTCTCGATTTTCGCTCAGATATGTTCGATCAACGGGAGGAGGTGAGTGAGCCGTTAACCGAAGTCTACGACTGGCTGATTCGTCCGGTGGCGGCGGATCTGGAAGCTAGCGGGGTAGAAACGTTGGTGTTTGTCCTGGATAGTGTCATGCGCAATATCCCGATGGCAGCACTATCGGATGGGGAGCATTTCCTGCTAGAGCGATACAACATTGCGGTAGCACCGGGCTTATACCTGTTGGATTCGCGTCCCCTGACAGCACAGCGGTTGCAGGTGTTGGCGGCAGGGCTGAGCGAGGCTCGCCAGGGTTTTGAACCTTTGCCAGGGGTGGCGGTGGAGTTGGAGACGATCGCGGCAGCCGTTCCTAGCCGCACTCTCTATAACGAAGCTTTTACGGTGACCAGGTTTGAGCAAACCCTGGGGCAACGGCCCTACCCCATCGTCCACCTGGCTACCCACGGCCAATTTAGCTCGGAAGCCTCGGATACCTTCGTGCTGACCTGGGATAGCAAAATCACTGCCCAGGAACTGGATATGTTCCTGCGGGGGCAAACGCTAGATCCTAAAGCCGCGATCGAATTGCTGGTGCTGAGTGCCTGTGAGACGGCACGGGGGAACGATCGCGCAGCCCTCGGACTAGCGGGAGTGGCGGTGCGGGCAGGGGCGCGGAGTACGATCGCGTCACTGTGGTTGGTGAGCGATGAAGCGACGAGTTTAATGATGCGTCGTCTGTATCAAGAGTTGGCCCATCGTCAGCAAACCAAGGTAGCAGCGTTACGTCAGGCCCAGTTAAGCGTGCTGCAAGATGAGCGTTTCCGCAGCCCCTATTATTGGGCAGCCTTTATTCTGGTTGGGAATTGGCTATAG
- a CDS encoding FAD-binding oxidoreductase has translation MSLSMPTPPIDWEAVKTLLHGIETIADRSQCQKLSSDYHTFSPILVPQLADKVADLVVRPANEAEVRQVAQVCAQRRIPLTVRGAGTGNYGQCVPLAGGIVLDMTRLNQVRWVKDGVACVAAGAKLGAIAKVTQPQGWELRMMPSTYRIATIGGFVAGGSGGIGSITYGQLRDRGNILALKVMTLEEEPRLIELRDRDVQKVSHAWGINGIITELEIALAPVQPWVDVVVSFADFMQAARFSQQLSNEDGLVKKLVSTFAWPIPRYFSALRPYLVENCHCALLIVAESAMGSVQDLVTDFGGTIVYQKLAQDSGKSINLIEYTWNHTTLHARTLDPSITYLQTLFPADPDLKLIEHLYHYYGDEVMMHLEFIRANGQALPAGLQLVRFTTADRLTEIIRYHEAQGAFIANPHTYIIEDGGRKQMDLEQLAFKAEVDPYNLFNPGKTRAVG, from the coding sequence ATGAGCTTATCGATGCCGACGCCGCCGATCGACTGGGAGGCGGTTAAGACGCTGCTGCATGGCATTGAGACGATCGCCGATCGCAGTCAATGTCAAAAGCTTTCTAGTGACTATCACACCTTTAGCCCAATTCTGGTGCCCCAATTGGCGGATAAAGTGGCGGATCTGGTGGTGCGTCCGGCCAATGAGGCTGAAGTTCGGCAAGTGGCCCAGGTTTGTGCCCAGAGGCGGATTCCGCTGACGGTGCGGGGAGCGGGGACGGGTAATTATGGGCAGTGTGTGCCGCTGGCGGGGGGCATTGTCCTGGATATGACCCGTTTGAACCAGGTGCGGTGGGTCAAGGATGGCGTAGCTTGCGTGGCAGCAGGGGCGAAGTTAGGGGCGATCGCAAAAGTCACCCAACCCCAGGGCTGGGAATTGCGCATGATGCCATCTACCTATCGCATCGCGACGATTGGTGGGTTTGTGGCCGGTGGCAGTGGGGGAATTGGGTCGATTACCTATGGGCAACTGCGCGATCGCGGCAATATCCTGGCGCTGAAAGTGATGACCCTGGAGGAGGAACCACGTTTGATTGAATTGCGCGATCGCGACGTACAAAAAGTCAGCCATGCCTGGGGGATTAACGGCATTATTACGGAACTGGAAATTGCTCTGGCACCAGTTCAACCCTGGGTTGATGTTGTGGTCAGTTTTGCCGACTTTATGCAGGCGGCTCGCTTCAGCCAGCAGTTAAGTAATGAAGATGGACTGGTGAAGAAACTGGTGAGTACTTTCGCTTGGCCGATTCCCAGGTACTTTAGTGCCCTGCGTCCCTATCTAGTTGAAAATTGCCATTGTGCCCTGTTGATTGTGGCCGAATCAGCCATGGGTTCAGTTCAAGATTTAGTCACGGATTTTGGGGGAACGATTGTCTATCAAAAATTGGCTCAAGACAGCGGCAAAAGCATTAACCTTATTGAATACACCTGGAACCACACCACACTCCACGCCCGCACCCTTGATCCCAGTATCACCTATTTACAAACCCTGTTTCCCGCTGATCCTGACCTCAAATTAATCGAGCATCTCTATCACTACTATGGTGACGAGGTGATGATGCATCTGGAATTTATTCGGGCCAACGGGCAGGCGCTCCCGGCGGGGCTACAACTGGTACGCTTTACCACCGCCGATCGCTTAACCGAGATTATCCGCTACCACGAAGCGCAGGGGGCATTTATTGCCAATCCCCACACCTACATTATTGAGGATGGCGGTCGCAAGCAGATGGATCTTGAACAGTTGGCCTTTAAGGCAGAGGTTGATCCATATAATCTCTTCAATCCCGGTAAAACGCGAGCAGTTGGATAG
- a CDS encoding SIMPL domain-containing protein, whose protein sequence is MKPFAPLTPSAIASLSWRRCFPIVPVTIGLLGLLLAAPALAQERVLRTLTVTGQGIERIPTTLAQIQLGVEVQGKTAADVQQEVARRADAVVAFLRSQNVDKLATTGVSLSPRYSYENNRQELQGYVGTNTVSFQVPIAQAGAILDRAVQAGASRIDSIGFIAADSAIKTAQQQALREATQHAQQQADVVLSTLNLSRQEVIGIQINSTEVPIPRPLMMPVSAVAMKMEDAISPIAGREQEVTASVTLQVRY, encoded by the coding sequence ATGAAACCCTTTGCCCCCCTAACCCCCTCTGCCATTGCCTCGTTGTCATGGCGGCGTTGCTTCCCGATCGTCCCCGTGACGATCGGGCTACTGGGGCTACTGTTAGCTGCCCCTGCCCTAGCCCAAGAGCGTGTCCTGCGAACACTGACAGTCACTGGTCAAGGCATTGAACGAATTCCCACGACCCTTGCCCAAATCCAATTGGGGGTTGAGGTACAGGGAAAAACAGCAGCCGATGTGCAGCAGGAGGTCGCGCGACGGGCCGATGCGGTGGTCGCTTTCCTGCGATCGCAAAATGTGGACAAGTTGGCCACCACTGGCGTGAGCCTCAGCCCCCGTTATAGCTACGAAAATAATCGTCAGGAATTGCAGGGCTACGTGGGAACCAATACGGTGAGCTTTCAGGTGCCGATCGCCCAGGCCGGGGCAATTCTCGATCGCGCCGTCCAAGCCGGTGCCAGCCGCATTGACAGCATTGGCTTTATTGCCGCCGATAGTGCGATTAAGACCGCCCAACAACAGGCCCTCCGGGAGGCTACCCAACACGCCCAACAGCAGGCCGATGTGGTTCTGAGTACCCTGAACCTCAGTCGGCAGGAGGTTATCGGGATTCAAATCAATAGTACGGAGGTGCCCATTCCCCGGCCCCTGATGATGCCTGTCTCGGCAGTGGCCATGAAAATGGAAGATGCGATCAGCCCGATCGCGGGTCGGGAGCAGGAAGTTACCGCTAGCGTAACCCTACAGGTGCGCTATTAA
- a CDS encoding ion transporter — protein sequence MSLRQRLTTYLEDIDSPIGRTTNLIIASLVALSSIIFVIQTYPVPPLVRQGLNWLDMSILAIFTIEYLLRLWCASSRWQYFFSLYGLIDLLAILPSFLVAIDITFLRFLRIFRWFRILRLVRFLEGRILFNRLSSEDSVALVRVLFTLFAIIFIFSGLIYQTEHNHNPEIFRTFFDAFYFSVVTMTTVGFGDVTPISDTGRSLTVVMILTGVTLIPWQLSTLVKELVKATTSQMLTCSQCGHALHDADAKFCKRCGTALPLPEPTDPEAP from the coding sequence ATGTCATTGCGTCAGCGGCTTACTACCTATCTGGAAGATATCGACTCACCGATCGGACGCACCACAAATTTGATCATTGCGAGTTTGGTGGCGCTATCGTCTATCATTTTCGTGATTCAGACCTATCCCGTCCCCCCATTAGTCCGCCAGGGCCTGAACTGGCTGGACATGAGCATCCTGGCAATTTTCACGATCGAGTATCTCCTGCGGCTCTGGTGTGCGTCATCCCGTTGGCAATATTTCTTCAGCTTGTATGGGCTGATCGATTTGCTGGCTATTTTACCATCGTTTCTCGTCGCGATCGATATTACATTTTTACGCTTCTTGCGAATCTTTAGATGGTTTCGGATCTTGCGACTAGTCCGATTTCTAGAAGGGCGAATCCTGTTCAATCGTCTGAGTTCAGAGGATAGTGTTGCCCTAGTGCGGGTATTGTTTACCCTATTTGCCATTATTTTTATCTTTTCCGGCTTGATTTACCAAACTGAACATAATCATAATCCAGAGATCTTCCGCACCTTTTTTGATGCTTTTTACTTCTCCGTCGTCACAATGACTACCGTTGGCTTCGGCGACGTAACCCCCATCTCTGATACGGGACGATCGCTGACCGTGGTAATGATCTTAACTGGGGTTACCTTGATCCCCTGGCAACTCAGTACCCTGGTTAAGGAACTCGTCAAGGCCACCACCTCCCAAATGCTCACCTGTAGCCAGTGTGGCCATGCATTGCACGATGCCGATGCCAAGTTTTGTAAACGCTGTGGGACGGCACTCCCCCTCCCTGAGCCTACTGATCCTGAAGCCCCCTGA
- a CDS encoding Uma2 family endonuclease: MTTLTMIAAPSSFLSPDEYLQLEATSPVKHEYRDGEVYAMAGASDAHVTITGNLLTLLRNHVRGSGCRVYIADMKVRIEARNRFYYPDILVTCDPRDRETDTYKRFPTLIVEVLSESTEAFDRGDKFADYQTLETLTEYVLINTRHQRVECFRRNAEGLWVLQSYSADTVIFQLQSLHFTAAIASLYEDVELETRPSYNPPVGEQA, translated from the coding sequence TTGACAACGCTCACCATGATTGCGGCACCGTCTTCCTTCCTATCACCCGACGAATATCTGCAACTAGAAGCCACCAGCCCCGTCAAACATGAATACAGGGATGGCGAAGTGTATGCAATGGCAGGGGCCAGCGACGCCCATGTAACCATCACGGGTAACCTCTTGACTTTACTCCGTAACCATGTGCGGGGATCGGGTTGCCGTGTCTACATTGCAGATATGAAGGTCCGTATTGAAGCCCGTAACCGTTTCTACTATCCCGATATCCTGGTAACCTGTGATCCGCGCGATCGCGAGACTGACACCTATAAACGCTTTCCCACCCTCATTGTGGAGGTGTTGTCGGAATCCACTGAAGCCTTCGATCGCGGTGACAAATTTGCTGACTACCAAACCCTGGAAACGCTGACGGAATATGTCCTGATTAACACACGCCACCAACGGGTTGAATGCTTTCGCCGCAATGCCGAGGGGCTGTGGGTCTTGCAATCCTACAGCGCCGATACGGTGATTTTCCAACTGCAAAGCTTGCACTTCACTGCCGCGATCGCGAGTCTCTACGAAGATGTGGAACTAGAAACCCGGCCTAGTTATAACCCGCCGGTTGGAGAGCAAGCTTAA
- the lnt gene encoding apolipoprotein N-acyltransferase, producing MPDPVIAGGSGLRKRAWKPCRRSLGLALLAGSLMALAIAPLNWWPLAWVALAPLWVMIASAVDDSRWQTSSTPPPPPTCHHPPITNSLLSPVPCPLSPLVKAGILGCFWGIAYHGISLVWITGLHPLMWLGIPWLGSVAIAGGCWLFVTVWGAVLVSLWSMAMVGLGSSSRQSPWLRVLTGTALWLGLEWLWSRGPLWWTALSLTQSPGNPLLLHLGQWSGPATVAAAIVAVNGCLAEAWIGHKRKYLEPTQPQPTPTCKPTHPPNPFFSLLSSLFSLLSHRLVTIALLLFLLSHAIGWFTWTTARPDAPTTALRVGIVQGNIPTRIKLTPLGIRQAMQRYTTGYEQLVDQGVDAVLTSEGAFPLFWEGKQRTENAFYQAVRDRGVVAWLGTFTTQQGQITQNLLTLAGNGETVGQYNKVKLVPLGEYIPFQDWLGGMINRLSPIAATMVPGHLDQQMATPFGPAIAGICYESTFAELFRRQAHHGGQFILTASNLDPYSEQLMAQHEAQDVMRAIETDRWAVRATNTGYSGVISPRGKVVQRLQPHRYQTDAVTIYRRTQQTPYVRWGDWLTPLLLLLLLVAHGRIRLASHLPPNL from the coding sequence TTGCCCGATCCGGTCATAGCGGGGGGATCAGGACTCAGAAAACGCGCCTGGAAGCCGTGTCGGCGATCGCTGGGATTAGCCCTCCTGGCGGGTAGTCTGATGGCCCTAGCGATCGCCCCCCTCAATTGGTGGCCGTTAGCCTGGGTCGCCTTAGCCCCCCTTTGGGTCATGATTGCAAGTGCGGTCGATGACTCAAGGTGGCAGACCAGCAGCACACCTCCCCCACCCCCCACCTGCCATCACCCCCCCATTACCAACTCTCTCCTGTCCCCTGTCCCCTGTCCCCTCTCTCCTCTCGTTAAGGCAGGCATCCTGGGATGCTTCTGGGGCATCGCCTATCACGGCATTTCCCTGGTATGGATTACGGGTCTCCATCCCTTGATGTGGTTGGGCATCCCCTGGCTGGGCAGTGTGGCGATCGCGGGGGGATGCTGGCTCTTTGTAACTGTCTGGGGGGCGGTGTTAGTCAGCCTGTGGTCAATGGCGATGGTGGGATTGGGGTCATCTAGCAGGCAGTCTCCCTGGTTACGGGTGCTGACCGGAACGGCTCTCTGGCTGGGGTTGGAATGGCTCTGGAGTCGCGGCCCCCTCTGGTGGACAGCCCTGTCGCTCACCCAAAGTCCTGGTAATCCCCTCCTCCTGCATTTGGGCCAATGGTCAGGGCCAGCAACCGTTGCCGCCGCGATCGTTGCCGTCAACGGTTGCTTAGCCGAAGCCTGGATAGGTCACAAACGAAAGTACCTAGAGCCAACTCAGCCGCAACCCACACCCACCTGCAAACCCACTCACCCCCCAAACCCATTCTTCTCTCTTCTCTCTTCTCTCTTCTCTCTTCTCTCTCACCGTCTGGTGACAATCGCCCTCCTTCTATTCCTCCTCAGCCATGCGATCGGGTGGTTTACCTGGACAACAGCTCGGCCAGATGCCCCGACCACAGCGTTACGAGTCGGGATTGTTCAGGGCAACATCCCCACCCGGATCAAGTTAACTCCCTTGGGCATACGGCAGGCGATGCAGCGCTACACGACAGGGTATGAACAACTGGTGGATCAGGGGGTCGATGCCGTCCTCACCTCGGAGGGCGCTTTCCCCCTCTTTTGGGAAGGAAAACAACGAACGGAAAATGCATTTTATCAAGCGGTGCGCGATCGCGGGGTAGTTGCCTGGTTAGGCACGTTTACAACCCAGCAGGGACAGATCACCCAAAATCTTTTAACCTTGGCAGGCAATGGCGAAACAGTTGGGCAATATAACAAGGTGAAGTTAGTTCCCCTAGGGGAATATATCCCCTTTCAGGATTGGTTAGGCGGAATGATTAATCGTCTCTCACCGATCGCCGCCACAATGGTGCCGGGGCATCTGGATCAACAGATGGCGACACCCTTTGGTCCGGCGATCGCTGGTATTTGCTACGAATCTACCTTTGCCGAACTCTTTCGCCGACAGGCCCACCACGGCGGCCAATTTATCCTCACGGCCTCAAATCTTGATCCCTATAGTGAACAATTAATGGCCCAGCATGAAGCCCAGGACGTGATGCGGGCGATCGAGACCGATCGCTGGGCAGTGCGGGCAACCAATACGGGCTATTCTGGGGTGATTAGCCCCAGGGGTAAGGTTGTGCAGCGATTACAACCCCATCGCTATCAGACCGATGCGGTAACTATCTACCGACGCACCCAGCAAACACCCTACGTGCGCTGGGGCGATTGGTTAACGCCTCTGCTATTGCTGCTGCTGCTGGTAGCCCACGGGCGTATCCGCTTAGCAAGTCATCTACCCCCCAATTTGTGA
- the moaA gene encoding GTP 3',8-cyclase MoaA, giving the protein MNRVDYLRISLIDRCNFQCQYCMPAGADLAYVQRQDWLTATELLTLLREVFIPVGFTRFRLTGGEPLLRPDVVEIVRAIAALPQTQDLAMSTNAFLLADLAQDLYDAGLRRINISLDSLDPDTFATIVGSQGPRRWQQVWQGIQAAHRVGFDPLKLNVVVIPGVNDHEVLDLAALTIARHWHVRFIEFMPIGNAHLFGDRGWIPSATLRQQIRDRWGLQVGQVQGNGPADVFQIPGAKGTLGFISQMSECFCDRCNRMRLSADGWLRPCLLNETGQINLKKSLREGLSLLEIRSQVTNMLALKPDINFKQRDTGTATGSYSRTMSQIGG; this is encoded by the coding sequence ATGAATCGGGTTGACTATTTGCGCATTAGTCTGATCGATCGCTGTAACTTCCAGTGTCAATACTGTATGCCGGCAGGGGCAGATCTGGCCTATGTGCAACGCCAGGACTGGCTAACTGCGACCGAGTTGCTCACCTTACTCCGTGAGGTGTTTATCCCAGTGGGTTTCACGCGCTTTCGGCTGACGGGGGGGGAACCCCTATTACGTCCGGATGTGGTTGAGATCGTGCGGGCGATCGCGGCCTTGCCCCAAACGCAGGATTTAGCCATGAGTACCAACGCCTTCCTGCTGGCTGATTTAGCCCAGGATCTCTACGACGCGGGGTTACGCCGGATCAATATCAGCCTGGATTCCCTCGACCCAGATACTTTTGCCACGATCGTAGGTAGTCAAGGCCCTCGCCGGTGGCAGCAGGTGTGGCAGGGGATTCAGGCTGCCCACCGAGTCGGGTTTGATCCCCTCAAGCTCAATGTAGTCGTGATTCCAGGTGTTAATGATCATGAGGTATTGGATCTGGCCGCATTGACGATCGCGCGGCATTGGCATGTACGGTTTATTGAATTTATGCCGATCGGGAATGCCCACCTTTTTGGCGATCGTGGCTGGATTCCGTCGGCAACCCTACGGCAGCAAATCCGCGATCGCTGGGGGTTACAAGTCGGGCAAGTACAGGGTAATGGACCAGCAGATGTGTTCCAAATTCCCGGCGCTAAAGGCACGCTAGGATTTATTAGCCAAATGTCCGAATGTTTTTGCGATCGGTGTAATCGGATGCGGTTATCAGCGGATGGGTGGTTACGGCCCTGCTTATTGAATGAAACCGGGCAAATCAACCTGAAGAAATCGCTCCGAGAAGGGCTGTCATTGCTCGAAATTCGTTCCCAAGTCACTAATATGCTTGCCCTAAAACCGGACATTAATTTCAAACAGCGGGATACCGGAACTGCAACGGGAAGTTACAGCCGCACGATGTCACAAATTGGGGGGTAG
- a CDS encoding YajQ family cyclic di-GMP-binding protein: MATTFSFDIVSDFDRQELVNAIDQTMREINTRYDLKDTKTTLELGDDRITVNTDSEFTLQAVHDILRTKAAKRNLSLKIFDFGKIEAASGNRVRQEIMLKKGISQEMGKQLTKLIREQFKKVQASIQGDAVRVSAKSKDELQAVIQAIKQQEFSIALQFTNYR, encoded by the coding sequence ATGGCTACAACGTTTTCCTTTGATATTGTGAGCGACTTCGATCGTCAGGAATTGGTCAACGCAATTGATCAAACGATGCGGGAAATTAACACCCGCTATGATTTGAAAGATACCAAAACAACGTTGGAATTGGGAGACGATCGCATTACGGTCAATACCGATAGTGAATTTACCCTGCAGGCGGTTCATGATATTCTGCGAACCAAGGCAGCCAAGCGTAATCTCTCACTCAAAATTTTTGATTTTGGCAAAATCGAGGCAGCTAGTGGGAACCGGGTGCGTCAAGAAATTATGTTAAAAAAGGGGATCAGCCAGGAAATGGGTAAGCAATTGACCAAGCTGATTCGGGAGCAGTTTAAGAAGGTGCAGGCATCGATCCAGGGCGATGCGGTGCGAGTTTCTGCTAAGTCGAAGGATGAGCTACAGGCTGTGATCCAGGCCATTAAACAGCAAGAGTTCTCGATCGCGTTGCAATTTACGAATTATCGATAA
- a CDS encoding acetylornithine transaminase, translating into MSTETLPHPPLVENPMASHEQVAAFDQTVMGTYARFPLTLIRGQGCRVWDAAGKEYLDFVAGIATCTLGHAHPVMVEAVTRQMQKLHHVSNLYYIPEQGALARWLVDHSCADRVFFCNSGAEANEAAIKLARKYAHTVLNIDHPIILTAHSSFHGRTLATVTATGQPKYHQHFSPLVPGFHYIPYNDADALRRTVVELNQGQQRTAAILLEPVQGEGGVRPGDRDYFQLVRQICDETGMLFILDEVQTGVGRTGKWWGYEHLGIEPDIFTSAKGLGGGVPIGAMLCKSTCDIFEPGEHASTYGGNPFACGVALAVCQTLERENLLANVEARGQQLRSGLEQVVQRYPKHLAGVRGRGLLNGLVLQEGSDLTAAAITKAAIAAGLLVVPAGPQVVRFVPPLIVSEAEVAAAIAALEQALATLIT; encoded by the coding sequence GTGAGTACTGAGACCCTACCCCATCCCCCCCTTGTCGAGAACCCAATGGCCAGCCATGAGCAAGTGGCGGCCTTTGATCAAACGGTGATGGGAACCTATGCCCGCTTCCCCTTGACCCTGATCCGTGGCCAGGGGTGCCGGGTTTGGGATGCGGCGGGGAAGGAGTATCTAGACTTTGTGGCGGGGATTGCCACCTGCACTTTGGGTCATGCCCATCCCGTGATGGTGGAAGCCGTGACGCGGCAGATGCAGAAGCTGCACCATGTTTCTAATTTGTACTACATCCCCGAACAGGGTGCCCTGGCCCGTTGGTTAGTGGATCATTCCTGTGCTGATCGGGTCTTTTTCTGTAATTCTGGGGCCGAAGCCAATGAAGCAGCGATTAAGCTGGCCCGCAAATATGCCCACACAGTGCTGAATATCGACCACCCGATTATCCTCACGGCCCATTCCAGCTTCCACGGGCGCACCTTGGCTACAGTCACGGCTACGGGGCAACCCAAGTACCACCAGCATTTCTCACCCCTCGTCCCCGGTTTTCACTACATTCCCTACAATGATGCGGACGCCCTGCGGCGGACGGTGGTCGAACTCAACCAAGGCCAACAGCGCACAGCGGCAATCCTGCTGGAACCGGTGCAGGGGGAAGGTGGAGTCCGTCCGGGCGATCGTGACTATTTCCAACTGGTGCGCCAGATTTGTGATGAGACGGGAATGCTGTTCATCCTGGATGAGGTGCAAACGGGGGTAGGCCGCACGGGGAAATGGTGGGGCTACGAACACCTGGGCATTGAACCGGATATTTTCACCAGTGCCAAGGGGCTTGGCGGTGGGGTCCCGATCGGGGCGATGCTGTGTAAATCCACCTGCGATATCTTTGAGCCGGGGGAACACGCCAGCACCTATGGCGGCAATCCCTTTGCCTGTGGCGTAGCCCTAGCAGTGTGTCAAACCTTAGAGCGGGAAAACCTGTTGGCCAATGTGGAGGCGCGGGGGCAGCAATTGCGATCGGGCTTAGAGCAAGTGGTGCAACGTTATCCCAAGCATCTGGCGGGTGTGCGGGGTCGGGGGTTACTCAATGGCCTCGTGCTCCAAGAGGGCAGCGACCTCACCGCAGCGGCGATTACCAAAGCCGCGATCGCGGCAGGGTTGCTAGTGGTTCCGGCGGGTCCCCAGGTGGTGCGGTTTGTGCCCCCATTGATCGTCAGCGAAGCCGAAGTAGCAGCAGCGATCGCAGCCCTAGAGCAAGCCCTAGCCACACTGATTACTTAG